In a single window of the Drosophila albomicans strain 15112-1751.03 chromosome 3, ASM965048v2, whole genome shotgun sequence genome:
- the LOC117571948 gene encoding uncharacterized protein LOC117571948 isoform X2 — protein MINWYSLVFILPGILVYAWPGNSQSSVNNDLFIPSLHNHSALTMKLWEENNCQPTFCCWRWLLELQSTQCPFMRLLVHCLIALPVYNLLLFLIGWQLHRSCSYTAERLLWLPRPIAEERLLAPQPSTVVVKPLLMSPTPPPRCKRRQAPKPPTGRIRATLSSPDKYPSHKDPFATVPIYDPQQEERYKTLRLNLLRVLEGLQQPLPPMLSLPLPMPVVLTSPKPTPELHKVEDSMLEESTLSESMAPLDLSKSKRKPSKWLHTVVKRLGKTFSKSKSHKHLEVSTAATLSRRSSSNSNITSSSRSDRSINTLQPFWQRIARSSTRRGTGKSKFYVNSPSSSETNSSASCIYAY, from the exons ATGATTAATTGGTACTCACTTGTGTTCATCTTACCGGGAATTCTAGTCTACGCCTGGCCTGGAAACTCTCAGAGTAGCGTAAacaatgatttatttatcCCGAGCTTGCATAATCATTCGGCTTTGACTATGAAATTGTGGGAGGAAAACAACTGTCAGCCAACGTTCTGCTGTTGGCGCTGGCTGCTGGAGTTGCAGAGCACACAGTGTCCTTTCATGCGGCTACTGGTGCATTGCCTCATTGCGTTGCCCgtttacaatttgttgctgttcttgatTGG CTGGCAGCTGCATAGAAGCTGCTCCTACACAGCTGAGCGTTTGTTATGGTTGCCGAGACCAATAGCGGAAGAAAGATTGTTGGCACCACAACCTTCGACTGTTGTGGTGAAACCTTTGCTCATGTCACCCACCCCGCCACCGCGTTGCAAGCGTCGCCAAGCGCCCAAGCCGCCAACAGGTCGTATACGCGCTACGCTTAGCTCGCCTGACAAATATCCCAGTCACAAGGATCCCTTTGCCACTGTGCCCATCTACGATCCTCAGCAGGAAGAACGCTACAAGACATTGCGCTTGAATTTGCTGCGTGTGCTTGAAGGtttgcagcagccgctgccgccAATGTTGTCGCTGCCGTTGCCCATGCCCGTTGTGCTGACGTCACCAAAGCCAACTCCTGAGCTGCATAAAGTTGAAGACTCAATGCTGGAAGAGTCAACATTAAGCGAGTCAATGGCACCTTTAGATCTATCAAAGAGCAAGCGAAAACCTTCGAAATGGTTGCATACTGTAGTTAAAAGGCTTGGAAAAACCTTCTCGAAAAGCAAGAGTCACAAGCATTTAGAAGTCAGCACAGCTGCCACATTGAGCcgccgaagcagcagcaatagcaacatcaccagcagcagtagaagcGACAGAAGCATCAACACTTTGCAGCCCTTTTGGCAACGCATAGCTCGAAGTTCCACTCGAAGAGGAACTGGCAAGTCAAAGTTTTATGTGAACTCGCCCAGCAGCTCGGAGACAAACAGCAGCGCCAGTTGCATCTACGCTTATTAG
- the LOC117571948 gene encoding uncharacterized protein LOC117571948 isoform X1, giving the protein MINWYSLVFILPGILVYAWPGNSQSSVNNDLFIPSLHNHSALTMKLWEENNCQPTFCCWRWLLELQSTQCPFMRLLVHCLIALPVYNLLLFLIGFLLSWQLHRSCSYTAERLLWLPRPIAEERLLAPQPSTVVVKPLLMSPTPPPRCKRRQAPKPPTGRIRATLSSPDKYPSHKDPFATVPIYDPQQEERYKTLRLNLLRVLEGLQQPLPPMLSLPLPMPVVLTSPKPTPELHKVEDSMLEESTLSESMAPLDLSKSKRKPSKWLHTVVKRLGKTFSKSKSHKHLEVSTAATLSRRSSSNSNITSSSRSDRSINTLQPFWQRIARSSTRRGTGKSKFYVNSPSSSETNSSASCIYAY; this is encoded by the exons ATGATTAATTGGTACTCACTTGTGTTCATCTTACCGGGAATTCTAGTCTACGCCTGGCCTGGAAACTCTCAGAGTAGCGTAAacaatgatttatttatcCCGAGCTTGCATAATCATTCGGCTTTGACTATGAAATTGTGGGAGGAAAACAACTGTCAGCCAACGTTCTGCTGTTGGCGCTGGCTGCTGGAGTTGCAGAGCACACAGTGTCCTTTCATGCGGCTACTGGTGCATTGCCTCATTGCGTTGCCCgtttacaatttgttgctgttcttgatTGG CTTCTTACTTAGCTGGCAGCTGCATAGAAGCTGCTCCTACACAGCTGAGCGTTTGTTATGGTTGCCGAGACCAATAGCGGAAGAAAGATTGTTGGCACCACAACCTTCGACTGTTGTGGTGAAACCTTTGCTCATGTCACCCACCCCGCCACCGCGTTGCAAGCGTCGCCAAGCGCCCAAGCCGCCAACAGGTCGTATACGCGCTACGCTTAGCTCGCCTGACAAATATCCCAGTCACAAGGATCCCTTTGCCACTGTGCCCATCTACGATCCTCAGCAGGAAGAACGCTACAAGACATTGCGCTTGAATTTGCTGCGTGTGCTTGAAGGtttgcagcagccgctgccgccAATGTTGTCGCTGCCGTTGCCCATGCCCGTTGTGCTGACGTCACCAAAGCCAACTCCTGAGCTGCATAAAGTTGAAGACTCAATGCTGGAAGAGTCAACATTAAGCGAGTCAATGGCACCTTTAGATCTATCAAAGAGCAAGCGAAAACCTTCGAAATGGTTGCATACTGTAGTTAAAAGGCTTGGAAAAACCTTCTCGAAAAGCAAGAGTCACAAGCATTTAGAAGTCAGCACAGCTGCCACATTGAGCcgccgaagcagcagcaatagcaacatcaccagcagcagtagaagcGACAGAAGCATCAACACTTTGCAGCCCTTTTGGCAACGCATAGCTCGAAGTTCCACTCGAAGAGGAACTGGCAAGTCAAAGTTTTATGTGAACTCGCCCAGCAGCTCGGAGACAAACAGCAGCGCCAGTTGCATCTACGCTTATTAG